From a region of the Oncorhynchus keta strain PuntledgeMale-10-30-2019 chromosome 13, Oket_V2, whole genome shotgun sequence genome:
- the LOC118391862 gene encoding protein S100-P-like, whose amino-acid sequence MSQLETAMAILLKTFDKYSGAEGNKGTLSKAELKTMMEKELPSLLKASKNPGDCDKLMKALDHNGDSEVDFNEFVVLVAALTCACHDRCPKK is encoded by the exons ATGTCCCAACTGGAGACAGCGATGGCCATCCTCCTGAAGACCTTTGACAAGTACTCTGGAGCCGAAGGCAACAAGGGCACGCTGAGCAAGGCTGAGCTCAAAACCATGATGGAAAAGGAGCTGCCTTCTCTCCTGAAG GCTTCTAAGAACCCTGGGGACTGTGACAAGCTGATGAAGGCTTTGGACCATAATGGAGACTCCGAGGTGGACTTCAATGAGTTCGTAGTCCTGGTCGCTGCTCTCACCTGCGCCTGCCACGACCGCTGCCCCAAGAAATGA